From the Musa acuminata AAA Group cultivar baxijiao chromosome BXJ1-2, Cavendish_Baxijiao_AAA, whole genome shotgun sequence genome, one window contains:
- the LOC103968614 gene encoding U-box domain-containing protein 52-like has translation MRNAVRPAPHMSPLRAQIQSQASLKPDVTPPRLFPGSRGSSSPSLSSSALSSRLNDQLLQGQARRILTDMDAYSVSLWKRSPFGRGMGGATTKSFADLSLSDTDISFVSSGRPSTDQTFPPRLSNGSDGLDRSFEMRTPHKSVDSYSTGNEFSSISQGSTGTSWSSQAMEDVEEEMKRLRLELKHTMDMYNNACKEALTAKQKTTELQRWKMEEEKKISEAHAAETAAMALVEKEKAKCRKAMAAAQAENRIAELEAQKRIDAEMKAIREADEKKKALDSLSHTDLRYRKYTIEEIEAATEYFAEHRKIGEGGYGPVYKCHLDHTAVAVKVLRPDAAQGRSQFHQEVEVLSCIRHPNMVLLLGACPEYGCLVYEYMANGSLEDRLFRRGNTPMIPWQHRFRIACEIVTGLLFLHRMKPEPLVHRDLKPANILLDRNYVSKIGDVGLARLVPPSIADSVTQYRITSTAGTFCYIDPEYQQTGMLGVKSDIYSLGVLLLQIVTAKPPMGVTHHVSRAIERGTFAETLDPAEPDWPVEEAQRLAELSLKCTELRRKDRPDLEKVVLPELQRLRALGEDNMIYSPMNNHVSLQVSW, from the exons ATGCGGAACGCCGTTCGACCAGCTCCGCACATGTCCCCTCTTCGTGCTCAGATCCAAAGCCAGGCCAGCCTCAAGCCTGATGTCACGCCCCCTCGCTTATTCCCTGGTTCAAGAGGTTCCTCTTCCccttccctctcctcctcagcttTATCAAGCAGACTGAACGATCAGCTCCTGCAGGGCCAGGCGAG GAGAATTCTCACAGATATGGATGCTTACTCTGTGTCGTTGTGGAAAAGGTCGCCGTTTGGCAGAGgaatgggtggtgccaccacgaaGTCATTTGCGGATCTCTCGTTATCCGACACCGACATATCGTTCGTGAGCTCAGGAAGGCCGAGCACCGACCAAACTTTCCCTCCGAGGTTATCCAATGGATCAGACGGCCTCGACCGCAGCTTCGAGATGCGAACGCCGCACAAGTCCGTGGATTCGTACTCCACGGGAAACGAGTTCTCTTCCATCTCACAGGGCAGTACTGGAACCTCGTGGTCCTCGCAAGCCATG gaagatgtagaggaagagatGAAGCGGCTGAGGCTGGAGCTCAAGCACACCATGGACATGTACAACAACGCCTGCAAAGAAGCACTCACTGCTAAGCAGAAG ACGACGGAGCTGCAGCGGTggaagatggaggaggagaaaaaAATATCTGAAGCTCACGCGGCAGAGACAGCTGCCATGGCGTTGGTGGAGAAGGAAAAAGCAAAATGTAGAAAAGCCATGGCGGCAGCACAAGCCGAGAACAGGATAGCGGAGCTGGAAGCACAGAAGAGAATAGACGCAGAGATGAAGGCGATCAGAGAGGCGGACGAGAAGAAGAAAGCATTGGACTCACTCTCACACACGGACCTCAGGTACAGAAAGTACACGATCGAGGAGATCGAAGCTGCCACCGAATACTTCGCAGAGCACCGTAAGATCGGAGAGGGCGGCTACGGTCCGGTCTACAAATGTCATCTGGATCACACTGCTGTCGCCGTCAAGGTTCTTCGGCCCGACGCAGCTCAGGGAAGGTCGCAGTTCCATCAAGAG GTTGAGGTGTTGAGCTGCATCAGGCATCCGAACATGGTTCTCCTTCTCGGTGCGTGCCCAGAGTACGGCTGCCTCGTGTACGAGTACATGGCCAACGGGAGCTTGGAGGACCGCCTGTTCCGGCGAGGGAACACGCCAATGATCCCTTGGCAGCACAGGTTCCGCATCGCCTGCGAGATCGTCACCGGCCTGCTCTTCCTTCACCGGATGAAGCCGGAGCCGCTGGTGCACCGGGACCTCAAGCCCGCGAACATCCTCCTCGATCGGAACTACGTGAGCAAGATCGGCGACGTCGGCCTCGCCCGGCTCGTCCCCCCGTCGATAGCTGACAGCGTGACGCAGTACCGCATCACCTCCACGGCGGGGACGTTCTGCTACATCGACCCCGAGTACCAGCAGACGGGCATGCTGGGGGTGAAGTCGGACATATACTCCCTCGGCGTCCTGCTGCTGCAGATCGTCACGGCGAAGCCCCCCATGGGGGTGACGCACCACGTGAGCCGCGCGATCGAGAGGGGCACCTTCGCGGAGACGTTGGATCCAGCGGAGCCCGATTGGCCCGTGGAGGAGGCGCAGCGTCTCGctgagttatcgctcaagtgcACGGAGCTAAGGAGGAAGGATCGGCCGGATCTGGAGAAGGTGGTGTTGCCGGAGTTGCAGAGGCTGAGAGCTCTTGGAGAAGATAATATGATCTACTCACCCATGAATAACCATGTTTCCCTGCAGGTGAGTTGGTGA